One Lottiidibacillus patelloidae DNA window includes the following coding sequences:
- a CDS encoding nuclear transport factor 2-like protein, protein MKKLVLPAIITGLFLVSGCGQTIEEEAKDTVETYMEAVEKEELETVIEMLAKDHQYEMPDLAFEMLFDSYDLDYEIEKMTVVSADENKVVIEVIQTNKIINVTGQEFLKDSRVTATHTLVKEDGDLKFLSTEYSNAEELK, encoded by the coding sequence ATGAAAAAATTAGTATTACCAGCGATCATTACTGGCTTGTTTTTAGTCAGTGGATGTGGTCAGACAATTGAAGAAGAAGCAAAAGATACTGTTGAAACGTATATGGAAGCTGTTGAAAAAGAGGAACTTGAAACGGTTATCGAAATGTTAGCGAAAGACCATCAATATGAAATGCCGGACTTAGCATTTGAAATGTTATTTGACAGCTATGACTTAGATTATGAAATTGAAAAAATGACGGTTGTATCTGCAGATGAAAATAAAGTAGTTATTGAAGTTATCCAAACGAACAAAATAATTAATGTAACCGGCCAAGAGTTTCTTAAAGATAGCCGTGTCACAGCAACACATACTTTAGTAAAAGAAGATGGAGATTTAAAGTTTTTAAGTACTGAATATAGCAATGCTGAAGAACTAAAATAA